The stretch of DNA GCCCGCTGGGGCGGTGACCTCCCTTCAGAGCCACGGAAAGGAGGAAGTCTGGGGGCACCAGCCCGGCAAGTCATGAGAGGGAAGGGCCACAGGCCTCCGGGGAGCACAGCAGGGGGGCAGTCTGCCCAGCCGTGAGTCACCCTGTGTCATCAGACCCCTGAATCAATGGAAAGTCGGCCCTGCGTGGCCTGACCTGGCCACCCCACCGGGACTTGGGAACTCGGGGCTGGGGTGCCACAGCCTGACACTACCCCCAGCCCGGAGGAGGTAGAGGGGCCTCCCCAGCTCCCACCTCTTAAAGTGCACTTCTGAGCGGGCTGAGGGTGGGAGCAGATTTGGAGACCGAGgtgtcctccctcctgcctcctgccccttgCATCCGCAGACACCTGCCGCATCCTGCTCCTGCGAGGGTGCCCCTAAGGCTACCGGGGCAGCTGCCCCCTAGGCACgagcctcctgcccctcctggaaGGTCTGGCTCTGCTGGCATCCTCCGGCAGGGCCCGCGGGGGCCTGTGTCTGTGGCCCTGGCTCGGGCTCTTCCCCCACTTGCCGAAGACCTGCCCGGCCGAGCTCAGGACGCGGTGGTAGCCGCGCAGGAACCTGCAGCCCTCCAGCTTGCGCTGAAAGGCGCCCGGGTCGGGGGTGGGCGGCGGCGATGTCCCTGGGGCTGCCTGCGTGGGCTCAGCCGCATCCCAGGAGCTGCCCAGCAGCCGGGACATGCAGAAGATGTTGTTCCTGAGCCCGTGGATGTTCAGCCTGGCCATCTTCAGCatctccaagtcctgggctctcAGCCTCGCTGCGGGCGGCCTCCCCAGGCGCCCGGCCTCGGGGAGCTGCTGCTGCACGGCGGCCAGTCTGCGCAGCACGAGGCCCAGCGTGGCGTCCAGGGTCCGCAGGAAGCTCCGCCTGCCCAGCCCCCGCAGGGCGCCCTCGCTGGGGAAGGTGCCCGGGCGCTCCGTGCAGTGCTCTCTCAGCTGGGGGAAGTCCAGGCCCTGGATGCGCATCTGGGGGGACAAGAGAGTCAGGGGGTGAGCGCCAGGGAccccaaccacacacacataGACGAGTCTGCTCTGGTCGGCCTTGAAACGTAAACCTCACACACCCCTATTTGACCCTCCCATTGTACAGGTCCAGAAACTGAGGCCCGAGAGGGGACCCCGGCAGGGGACCCCAAGATCGTTGCAGGCAGGGTAGGAGGGATGTTGGGGGGCTAGCAGGGGTGACTGCACAGGTGGTAATTGTGGTGTGGGGGTGTCAGTTGGGAGTGGGGGGTTTCAAGAGGGCTGAactctgttttgctcactgctgtgtcCTCGTGCGTGGAACAAAGCATGTGGCAGGTGTGCGATAAACGCGTGCTGGGCATGAGGGGGACAGGGCAGCGGTGTTGGGTTCGTGCTCCGGGCCCACGGGACTGGGGAACCTGTATCGTGCACTTAGCGTCTCGGGGTTAGGGCTGGAATAACAGgggactcagtttctccacccCCCATACCGAGTGGGGGTCCTCCCGgcggctccctccctccctgactgCCGCAGTCCCCGGAGACCCAGACACCACCGGGGCCAGGTGCTCACATAGGGGTCCAGGAGCGAGCTGGGGTCCTGCATGGCGTGTGCCTGCTTCTGCAGCTGGCCGAGGAGCACGTGGAAATCTCCCGGGCAGCTGCCCATAGCTGCCATGCTTGCAAACAGGAGTCCGAGGACCAGACCTGGGGCAGAGAAGGGAAGTGTCACCTGACCTGGCCAGGAAGCCGCAGGTGGGAGCCTGGGGGAGGCGCTTCCCCTCATCCTGGGCTTTGTgcggcccagggcagggctgggcaccgTGGGGCGCTGTGTGCACAGGAATACCCGCTGCGGCCACCAGCAGTGAGTCACTGCCTGGGACTCGAAACAATAGTGGGAGGGCCCGGGACACTGGCTGCTATTTACCAAACAGGTCTTTTGAGCAGGGGGCAGCGTCCGGCTGGAGCTCAGTCCTGCAGACACCACAGTGCCAACCCCAGGAGCTGACACCGGGCGGCCGGTGGGGCTGGCTCTCTGCAAGACCTCGGGCATTCGGGCCACCACTGCCCCAGGGCCCGGCCTCGTCAGCTACCCCGGGCCCCAGTTATGGACCCCGCCGTCCACGCAGGGCTTGGGAGGGCTTGCAGCCCGGGCGCAGCCGGTGCCCGAGCTCTGTCTCACACCCAGGAGGGGCGCCTTTCCGCCCAAAGGCTCGGCTGGGAGCAATGTGGGGATCACCCTGTCCATGCCTCGTTTTACTGACAGGTAAACCGAGTGGCAGGAGATAGGGCTCGCTCAGGTCACCCAGGGCAGTGCTCTGTCCTGACCTCTCgtgcctccctcctctctctacAAGTGGCTGCTCTGTCAGGCCCACCAGGGACGCTGTGAGCCCATCAGAAGGTTCCAGGGGGCGGGCGCAGTTACTACTCGCCACCCCCCGCCACCACGGGGCACCGGCAGCCACGTGGTCGGAAGGGGCCTGTGGCGCAATGGCCCGGAAGGCAGTGACACCATCATTCCCGTCCTAAGAACCATCCGGCCCCGGGGGAAGACTGGCttctggggagggcagaggggccgGGCGCCCAGGCGCCGCCACCCCAGGGCACCCTTGCCACCTCCCCAGGTGTCCACCGCCAGGCTCCAGTTGGGGGCCCGCATGTGCGGCAATGTGCACACGGGACGAGGGTGTCTGCGAGGCCGTGCGTCCGGGTCTGTGCAAGGTGCTCAGGGGCACCTGCTCCGTTCACCCCAGGGCCCTGGTCTGCATGTGGGGCTCCCAGGTAGGTGAGATGAGGGCTCTGATGGCGTCACGTGGCTCTAGGTGCGCGTTGCCATGTGGGTGTGGCTGTGCGTGCTGTGTGATGGGGAGGCCTCCAGCACTTTCTATCCATCCCGGCCCCCCACGGCCCCTGcacatgtcccctgtcccctgcctggctcctgcggctccctgcagcctccctccTGCTTCCCCTGCCTGTCTCAGCCCATCCTCTTCCCTCCTACCCTGGCTCCTGGAATTGCCTCTACTTCGCCTCCCCCTGGAAGCCTTCCAGGGATACCCCTTCTCCACCTGTGGGGATGCTGGCTCTCAGCCTGACCTCCTGGCTCTGGCCCCTTCTCAGCATCCCTCTGCCCGGTGCCCGGTCTCCCCAGGTCCCAGAGGGCAGAGGGTGGCCCTGCTGCCCAGGGCGCCCGTGGGCACAGCGGTGCTGGCGGGAGGAAGGAAGTACTCACTGAGCAGCGTCCTCCCTGTGGTCTGCGTCGGCATGCTGGGCGCCCGCGCTCCGGCCCGTGCCTGCTGGGGGTGACACCTCAAGGCTGGGAGCCCTGCGGGCTGGCAGCCACTTTATGCCCGCCGGGGCGATTGGCCAACACCTCgtgaggtgggtggggagggggtggggggagggcaggcctTCTGGGAACATGACCCCAAAAACCAAAATTTCCACAGCGGCCAATGGGCGCTGGGCGCGGCGGGGTGCCCGCTCCTCCTCCTGTTTTCTTCGAATTCGTTCTTCGAGGTCAGCCCCACGCCCAGGGATGATGCGAACCGCAGGCTCAGCCTTCCTGGGGCGAGTGGGCAGGGACCGGGTCCGTGCCACCTTtggggggccggggccgggcccaGGGTGGGCGGGAGGGACTGGCCTCTGGAGGCCCCAGGCCAGTCTCTTCCCCGGGAGCCACCGTCCCCGCAGGCTTGGGGCTGAGGGGAGTGAGACATCTTCCTTCTTGAGTGCCCTTCCCGCCCTCTCGCCCGAGCTGTTGGGACATCTGTGAGCGGAAACCACCGGGCTCTGGGCACAGAGCCAGACCCAGGCTGGCAGCCCCGAGATTGTGGTTCTGGCCCCGGGACCAGCatcccccagcccagctccccgcTGCCTCCTGTCCTTTATTGCCACCCCTGCCACCCTTCCccgtcccaggcccacagcccAGACCCGGCCACTGTTCTCTGCAGACAGTGTCCTCTGGGGAGAACTGGACACTTGCAGCAAGAAAAACAGGAGACCAGCGGTCAAGCCCCCTGATGTGCTGTGTGATCtgaggcaagtcacttaacctctctgggcctcagagcccCCACTTATCAAATGAGGAGGAGAAAAGCATTTCCCAGCTCACCTCACAGGCTGTTGGCTATCATGGACATAAAAGGCAAAAAGCCTTTGAAGGGAAAAGAAACGATGAAGATCTAATTCCAAGTATTCGCTGTCGGGTGGGAGTGGTGAGGTTCGGGTGTGCTGGGTTTGGGGAGGATGGGGAAGCTGTGAGCTCAGAGGGGAAGCCGGGAGGTGGGGCTGCGTCTGCAACGGTTGGGGACCAGGTTTCACTTTCTCTGAAAGATAGCAATCGTGGGTTTGCCCTCCACTTCTTGAAGATTTGTCTGAGCTCAGAATGAAGGGCCCCTGCAGACAGCGCCTGCCTGGCCAACCTGCAACTTTACTgtggggtaaactgaggcccaggtgaGGGTAGACAAGGCGAGGttgaggggcagggccaggctgggagacTCTGGCACATCCGCCAGGCCAGGAAGAGTGTCCTTGGCCTGCACCCTGAGGGGCCCGGCTGCGAGGAGGCTGCAGAAGTCTGCAGAGCCAGGGCGGGGTCCCTGGGGGCtgccggggcgggggggggcacaCGCTGCTAAGGCCGCAGAGACCGCTGGGCCTGCAGAGCCCGGACAAGTAGAACCAAGGAAGCCAGAAGAGCAGGACTAGAGACGCTCTGCATGTCCACCAAGGCTGTTCCTGCTGCTGTAGACACGCCCACcatcatgtattcattcaacaaacctttATTTAGCCCCACTCTGGGCCAGCCACTGCCCGGTGTTGAGGATCCAGCAGTAGGCAAAACCAGACAAGCCCACGCCCAGTAGGCCGCGCCTCCCGGTTTCTCCCCACGCCCCACACACAGGGAAAACCTAACACCTCACCGCCACCACCCCCACGGTGGCCATCTCTGGATCCTCATCCTGAGAATGTCGCTTCTGCTAAAGCCTCA from Microcebus murinus isolate Inina chromosome 22, M.murinus_Inina_mat1.0, whole genome shotgun sequence encodes:
- the OSM gene encoding oncostatin-M, producing MPTQTTGRTLLSLVLGLLFASMAAMGSCPGDFHVLLGQLQKQAHAMQDPSSLLDPYMRIQGLDFPQLREHCTERPGTFPSEGALRGLGRRSFLRTLDATLGLVLRRLAAVQQQLPEAGRLGRPPAARLRAQDLEMLKMARLNIHGLRNNIFCMSRLLGSSWDAAEPTQAAPGTSPPPTPDPGAFQRKLEGCRFLRGYHRVLSSAGQVFGKWGKSPSQGHRHRPPRALPEDASRARPSRRGRRLVPRGQLPR